Proteins encoded together in one Alteribacter keqinensis window:
- the speD gene encoding adenosylmethionine decarboxylase: protein MKLTPEQRIQLHDFNNLTKSMSFNMYDICYTKTKEERQAYIKYIDEQYNADRLTKILTDVSDIIGAHVLNIAKQDYEPQGASVTILVAEGPVEQAPKVAFQESPGPLPESAVFHLDKSHITVHTYPEYHPDEGISTFRADIDVSTCGEISPLKALNYMIHSFDTDIMTMDYRVRGFTRDITGHKLFIDHDISSIQNYIPDEVKKSYDMIDVNIYQENIFHTKCKLKKFDLNNYLFGYRKDRLTDDEQKEITEKLQHEMDEIYYGRNIKRGTIDE from the coding sequence TTGAAACTTACACCTGAACAACGTATTCAGCTGCATGACTTTAATAATCTCACAAAGTCCATGAGCTTTAATATGTATGATATCTGTTACACAAAAACAAAAGAAGAGCGGCAGGCTTATATAAAATATATCGATGAGCAGTACAATGCTGACCGGCTGACTAAAATCCTTACCGATGTTTCTGACATCATTGGCGCACACGTTCTGAATATCGCAAAACAGGACTACGAACCACAGGGTGCCAGTGTGACTATTCTTGTGGCAGAAGGTCCGGTTGAACAAGCCCCTAAAGTAGCATTCCAGGAGTCACCGGGTCCATTGCCGGAATCAGCGGTTTTCCATCTGGATAAAAGCCACATTACGGTACATACCTATCCGGAATATCATCCTGACGAAGGAATCAGTACGTTCCGTGCGGATATTGACGTATCTACCTGTGGTGAGATTTCTCCTTTAAAAGCCTTGAATTATATGATTCACTCCTTTGACACGGACATTATGACTATGGATTACCGGGTTCGTGGTTTCACCAGGGATATTACCGGGCACAAGCTTTTTATTGATCACGATATCAGCTCTATTCAAAATTACATCCCTGATGAAGTGAAAAAGTCCTATGATATGATAGATGTGAATATTTATCAGGAAAATATCTTCCACACGAAATGTAAGTTAAAGAAGTTTGACTTGAACAATTACCTTTTTGGATACAGAAAAGACAGACTTACGGATGACGAGCAAAAGGAAATTACCGAAAAGCTGCAGCACGAAATGGATGAGATTTATTACGGCCGAAACATCAAACGTGGAACGATTGACGAATAG
- a CDS encoding sodium-dependent transporter → MSQRDLGQNGREQWATKIGFMLAAMGSAVGLGNIWRFSYVAGENGGAAFLLIYVAMILLIGIPIMLAEFSIGRRAQSDAVGSFETLAPKKPWVVAGFLGVASAFIILSFYGVIAGWTMKYFTGYLTGGLWSEPGEGYVDYFVNFITSPLQPLIWQFIFMALTVGIVFVGVKKGIEKANVILMPTLAILLIILAGYSLTLGGASEGLAFLFSPDWSVLSEPGIYLAALGQAFFSLSLGMGALITYGSYLSKKEQLPGATAGIATMDTLFAVIAGIMIFPAVFAFGGEPSDGVGLVFFTLPNIFESMPGGVIVGLAFFFLLAAAALSSAISLLEVAVAYFIRKFGWTRKKTALIIGGLIFLLGVPSSLGQGLLSDVSVIGGRDILDSLDFLASNIFLPLGGLIIALFAGWGWKKAESLEASDFGTSTLGAAWLFLLRYVAPVAILLVFLASIGIL, encoded by the coding sequence ATGAGTCAAAGAGATTTGGGGCAAAACGGTCGTGAGCAATGGGCTACAAAAATAGGGTTCATGCTTGCGGCAATGGGGTCGGCAGTAGGTCTGGGGAACATCTGGCGTTTCTCCTATGTTGCAGGAGAAAACGGAGGTGCTGCGTTTCTCTTAATCTATGTAGCCATGATCCTTTTAATCGGGATTCCAATCATGCTCGCCGAGTTCTCGATCGGCCGGCGTGCACAGAGTGATGCTGTAGGGTCTTTTGAAACACTGGCACCAAAAAAACCATGGGTGGTTGCAGGTTTTCTCGGGGTAGCATCCGCTTTTATTATCCTGTCTTTCTATGGTGTAATTGCAGGTTGGACAATGAAGTACTTTACAGGATATCTCACAGGCGGGTTATGGTCTGAGCCTGGAGAAGGGTATGTTGACTACTTCGTTAACTTTATTACCAGCCCGCTTCAGCCGTTAATCTGGCAATTTATCTTTATGGCGCTTACAGTAGGAATCGTGTTTGTGGGGGTTAAGAAAGGGATCGAAAAAGCGAATGTCATTCTAATGCCGACACTTGCGATCCTGCTGATTATCCTTGCAGGGTACAGTTTGACACTTGGGGGAGCAAGCGAAGGCCTTGCATTCCTGTTCTCTCCGGATTGGAGTGTACTCTCTGAACCTGGTATTTACCTTGCTGCTCTTGGTCAGGCGTTTTTCTCCCTTAGCTTAGGGATGGGTGCTTTAATTACGTACGGAAGTTATCTTTCCAAAAAAGAACAGCTTCCGGGTGCGACTGCCGGAATTGCAACAATGGATACGCTATTTGCCGTAATTGCAGGTATTATGATCTTCCCGGCTGTGTTTGCCTTTGGGGGAGAGCCCAGCGACGGCGTCGGTCTTGTATTCTTTACACTTCCAAACATTTTTGAAAGTATGCCTGGTGGTGTAATTGTTGGTTTAGCCTTCTTCTTCCTGTTAGCGGCGGCAGCATTATCATCCGCGATCTCGCTGTTGGAAGTAGCAGTTGCCTATTTTATCCGTAAATTTGGATGGACACGTAAAAAGACAGCTCTGATCATCGGGGGATTAATCTTCCTGTTGGGAGTTCCTTCTTCATTAGGGCAGGGGCTTTTGTCAGACGTATCGGTTATCGGTGGACGCGATATTCTTGACAGCCTGGACTTCCTGGCATCTAACATCTTCCTTCCACTGGGCGGTCTTATCATTGCCCTCTTTGCAGGATGGGGATGGAAGAAAGCAGAATCTCTCGAAGCTTCCGATTTTGGTACCTCAACATTAGGAGCTGCCTGGCTGTTCCTTCTGCGATATGTGGCACCAGTCGCGATTTTGCTCGTATTCCTTGCATCAATTGGTATTCTGTAA
- a CDS encoding TRM11 family SAM-dependent methyltransferase has translation MSQPEYIYTFSFTAEEHPLCQLEMRAFFGCDTTLHNLKSNKEIDPSRSPFMNERIEVMFQEGTIDDLINSVSSIPRSDETFKLTFVQNSDEKKVPFKQAKNIERMVGMEFADNADLVNPDRNYGIIFSDGEWCFGPMVKSESVWTRHEDKPHQYSTALSTRVARSIVNIAVPQIENVTVIDPCCGIGTVLLEAKSMGITIGGSDINPKVMYGSRKNLAHFGYESNVELKDIREISKHYDVAIIDMPYNLCSVLEPEDRFEMLVSARNFASKVVVVTIEPIDDAVIQAGFEIADRCVFKKNGRFKREVLVCK, from the coding sequence ATGAGCCAGCCGGAATATATTTATACATTTAGCTTTACAGCAGAAGAACATCCATTATGCCAGCTTGAAATGCGGGCGTTTTTTGGTTGCGATACTACTTTACATAATTTAAAAAGTAACAAAGAGATCGACCCCAGCCGAAGTCCGTTTATGAATGAACGGATTGAGGTAATGTTTCAGGAAGGGACTATAGACGATCTGATTAACAGTGTCAGTTCAATCCCACGCAGTGATGAAACATTTAAACTTACCTTTGTTCAAAACTCAGATGAAAAAAAAGTGCCATTTAAACAAGCAAAAAACATTGAGCGTATGGTTGGCATGGAGTTTGCTGACAATGCCGATCTCGTTAATCCGGATCGTAACTATGGGATTATCTTTTCAGACGGGGAGTGGTGTTTCGGACCTATGGTAAAAAGTGAATCCGTCTGGACCCGTCACGAGGACAAGCCCCACCAATATTCTACAGCTTTGAGTACAAGGGTAGCCAGAAGTATCGTAAATATCGCGGTGCCTCAAATTGAAAACGTCACTGTTATCGATCCATGTTGTGGAATTGGAACCGTTTTACTTGAAGCGAAATCGATGGGCATCACGATCGGTGGAAGTGATATTAACCCGAAAGTGATGTACGGATCACGAAAAAACCTCGCCCATTTCGGGTATGAGAGTAATGTTGAGTTAAAAGATATCAGAGAAATAAGTAAACATTATGATGTAGCGATTATTGATATGCCTTATAACCTTTGTTCCGTTCTTGAACCTGAGGATCGATTTGAAATGCTTGTAAGTGCCAGAAATTTTGCATCAAAAGTCGTTGTAGTGACAATCGAGCCCATTGATGATGCGGTCATTCAAGCAGGATTTGAGATTGCTGACCGGTGTGTGTTCAAAAAGAATGGCAGATTTAAACGAGAAGTACTCGTATGTAAGTAA
- a CDS encoding suppressor of fused domain protein, producing the protein MSKFIDFLEEQIGEIERGWIKDPSGKQLPFQIVKFSEGPLEETSAYCSLGLSNELLGEALEGEHVRQELVFASYNQFEEEAIPFILQNVVQMAIRSNTPFRRGDVIGPYGPMFGDSLMEAFYVTTPVYFPSQFRAYEINEEVIIELKWLIPITAKEADFIQQSGWGKFEDLLEEHEPDLIDAGRPCLIELYFESEHS; encoded by the coding sequence ATGAGTAAATTCATTGACTTCCTGGAGGAACAGATCGGTGAAATTGAACGTGGCTGGATAAAAGATCCTTCCGGTAAACAGCTTCCTTTTCAGATAGTCAAGTTCAGCGAAGGACCGTTGGAAGAAACCAGCGCCTATTGTTCACTTGGCCTGAGCAACGAGCTCCTTGGAGAGGCCTTGGAAGGCGAGCACGTTCGTCAGGAGCTCGTTTTTGCATCGTATAATCAGTTTGAAGAAGAAGCAATTCCTTTTATCCTTCAAAATGTCGTGCAGATGGCTATCAGAAGTAATACCCCTTTTAGAAGAGGGGACGTTATCGGACCATATGGGCCGATGTTTGGAGACTCACTCATGGAGGCTTTCTACGTTACCACTCCTGTCTATTTTCCTTCTCAGTTTCGAGCCTATGAGATCAATGAAGAAGTGATTATCGAGTTGAAATGGCTTATTCCAATTACAGCGAAGGAAGCGGATTTCATTCAACAATCCGGATGGGGAAAGTTTGAAGATCTTTTGGAAGAACATGAGCCTGATTTGATCGATGCAGGCAGGCCTTGTCTGATTGAACTTTACTTTGAATCTGAGCATTCGTAA
- a CDS encoding metallophosphoesterase family protein: MRIVILGDTHIPKRGKELPERLIKELSGADHIIHTGDWITMEVYDKLKCFAPVDGVYGNADGESVRERFRDREILIFNNLKIGLVHGHGEKKTTEKRAIEAFDENLDCVLFGHSHIPYLRYHYKTLLFNPGSVTDKRKLPFYSFGVMTIDKDISVSHVFFT, from the coding sequence ATGAGAATCGTTATTTTGGGAGATACTCATATACCAAAAAGGGGGAAAGAGCTCCCGGAGAGACTGATCAAAGAATTGTCAGGTGCTGATCACATTATTCACACCGGCGATTGGATTACGATGGAGGTTTACGATAAATTAAAATGTTTTGCTCCTGTTGACGGGGTTTACGGAAATGCAGATGGCGAATCCGTTCGAGAGCGTTTTCGAGACAGGGAAATCCTTATCTTTAATAACTTGAAAATCGGTCTGGTTCATGGTCATGGAGAAAAGAAAACAACGGAGAAAAGAGCCATAGAAGCCTTTGATGAAAACCTTGACTGTGTCCTTTTCGGCCACTCGCATATTCCTTATCTGAGATATCATTATAAAACGCTTCTTTTTAACCCGGGTTCTGTGACAGACAAGCGAAAGCTTCCATTCTATTCATTTGGAGTTATGACAATCGATAAGGATATCTCTGTTTCACATGTGTTTTTTACCTAG
- a CDS encoding ribose-phosphate diphosphokinase has translation MPIYQNEANMRVFSLNSNSSIVNEIVKELGIEKGRSTITRFSDGEIQVNIEESIRGCDVYLVQSTAQPGNEYLMELLIMIDAMKRASAQTINCVIPYFGYSRQDRKARSREPITAKLIANLLEKAGADRVITVDLHAPQVQGFFNIPVDQLLAFPILSKYFLEKNLTNTVVVAPENGGVIRARQLGDALDSPIALIDRNRSLSGGGKMDIMGEVEGKTAIIIDDMIDTARTVTAASRELLDRGANEVYACCTHPVLSEPAVDRILESDIVEVVTTDSIYLPEERRSYRIKVLSLAPMLAEAILKVQNNESVSTLFE, from the coding sequence ATGCCAATTTATCAAAATGAAGCAAACATGCGTGTATTCAGTTTAAATTCGAATTCGTCAATTGTTAATGAGATTGTTAAGGAATTGGGAATTGAAAAAGGACGGAGTACAATTACCCGATTTAGTGATGGGGAAATTCAGGTCAATATTGAAGAAAGCATCAGAGGTTGTGACGTTTACCTTGTTCAATCAACAGCTCAACCGGGCAATGAGTATCTGATGGAACTACTTATCATGATCGATGCCATGAAACGTGCTTCGGCACAAACAATTAATTGTGTTATTCCTTACTTTGGATATTCCAGGCAGGATCGTAAAGCGAGATCGAGGGAACCAATTACGGCAAAATTAATTGCAAACCTTCTTGAAAAAGCAGGTGCAGACCGTGTTATCACAGTAGATTTACATGCACCGCAAGTACAGGGGTTCTTTAACATTCCTGTGGATCAGCTTCTTGCTTTTCCTATTCTCTCTAAATATTTTCTGGAAAAGAACCTTACAAACACTGTTGTTGTCGCACCTGAGAACGGAGGCGTTATACGGGCCCGTCAGCTTGGTGATGCACTTGATTCTCCTATTGCATTAATTGACCGGAACCGAAGCCTGTCAGGAGGTGGAAAAATGGATATTATGGGGGAGGTTGAAGGAAAAACAGCAATCATTATCGATGACATGATTGATACCGCCAGAACGGTGACCGCAGCTTCAAGGGAGCTGCTGGATCGCGGTGCCAATGAAGTGTATGCCTGCTGTACGCACCCTGTTTTATCTGAACCGGCAGTAGACAGAATTCTGGAGTCAGACATTGTTGAAGTGGTGACAACCGACTCTATTTATCTGCCTGAAGAGAGAAGGTCTTACCGGATTAAGGTTCTCTCTCTTGCACCGATGCTGGCAGAGGCGATACTTAAAGTACAGAACAATGAATCGGTAAGTACGCTCTTTGAATAA
- a CDS encoding ATP-dependent DNA helicase, translating to MKKTAALPFPQSKNGHFFDELGDFIGDVFYEILPDLGFELRDEQIFMAFQLEQAYKNKSVIFAEAGVGTGKTLVYLVYAICYARYMRKPAIISCADETLIEQLVKPGGDIEKLSNALNMEIDVRLAKAREQYVCVKKLNNIIDQTDSEEIEKVYDDIPSFVNQQGASMTSFKPYGDRKEYPWISDREWKKIAWDPLQQCSTCEYFHRCGQTLNRNHYRSAGDLVICSHDFYMEHVWTKESRTREGQLPLLPEASCVVFDEGHLLEFAAQKGLTYRFNAETLTTVLTGYLNQDVREESLVLIEDILAGHDEWFDILKESAKMQEESNRKEVPRTPEMLAVAEKLKKNAASLLDQLVFDSELYVLEEYHLKMIEEYLEFYAYGLDILLKDNEGIYWVEESKDTFSLVIMPRLVEEVLKKEVFSQKIPYVFSSATLSREGDFTFFSQSLGIDKSIGFTVDSPFDYNEKMAAYAFVTDEEEQKWQHIADKSFKNEGGSLVLFSSPDEMNRFRDWLFVKKPEVSCLFEGDQEISELVKKFQNNENQVLCAYHLWEGLDIPGSALNQVIIASLPFPPVDPVFKAKRQESNHPLEEVDIPYMLLRLRQGVGRLIRTATDEGVIHLIVSSRENEAYCENISSALPVKINY from the coding sequence ATGAAAAAAACAGCAGCACTTCCGTTTCCCCAATCAAAAAACGGTCACTTTTTCGATGAACTCGGTGACTTTATCGGTGATGTGTTCTACGAAATCCTGCCCGACCTTGGGTTTGAACTTCGTGATGAACAAATCTTTATGGCCTTTCAGCTGGAACAGGCATATAAAAATAAAAGTGTGATTTTCGCTGAGGCGGGAGTCGGCACAGGCAAAACCCTCGTGTACCTTGTTTACGCCATCTGCTATGCAAGATACATGAGAAAACCCGCCATCATTTCCTGTGCAGATGAGACATTAATCGAACAGCTGGTGAAACCGGGCGGGGATATTGAAAAACTATCAAACGCTCTCAACATGGAAATTGACGTGCGACTCGCAAAAGCCCGGGAACAGTATGTATGTGTGAAAAAACTGAACAATATCATAGACCAGACGGACAGTGAAGAAATTGAGAAGGTTTATGATGACATCCCTTCTTTTGTAAATCAGCAAGGTGCTTCTATGACTTCCTTTAAGCCCTATGGGGACAGGAAAGAGTACCCGTGGATTTCTGATCGTGAGTGGAAAAAAATAGCATGGGACCCCCTCCAGCAGTGTTCTACATGTGAGTATTTTCACCGCTGTGGTCAGACACTTAACCGTAATCACTACCGCAGTGCAGGTGACCTGGTTATCTGCTCCCACGATTTTTATATGGAACACGTCTGGACGAAAGAATCGAGAACCCGGGAAGGACAGCTTCCTCTACTCCCGGAAGCAAGCTGTGTTGTATTTGATGAAGGACATTTACTGGAGTTTGCAGCGCAAAAAGGGCTCACCTACCGCTTTAACGCTGAAACACTGACCACAGTGCTTACCGGTTATTTGAATCAGGATGTAAGAGAAGAATCCCTGGTCCTGATTGAAGATATATTAGCCGGACACGATGAATGGTTCGACATCCTGAAAGAATCAGCAAAAATGCAGGAAGAATCCAATCGAAAAGAAGTTCCCCGGACACCTGAAATGCTTGCGGTTGCTGAAAAGCTGAAGAAAAATGCAGCCAGTCTCCTGGACCAGCTTGTCTTTGATTCAGAGTTGTATGTTCTCGAAGAATATCACCTTAAGATGATTGAAGAGTACCTGGAGTTTTATGCCTACGGCCTCGATATTCTCCTAAAAGATAATGAAGGAATCTACTGGGTTGAAGAATCAAAAGACACGTTCTCCCTTGTTATCATGCCTAGACTAGTGGAAGAGGTTTTGAAAAAAGAAGTATTCTCTCAAAAAATCCCTTATGTATTTTCTTCCGCTACGCTTTCCAGAGAAGGCGACTTCACATTCTTTTCACAAAGCCTGGGAATTGATAAGAGCATTGGCTTTACAGTAGACTCTCCTTTTGATTACAACGAGAAAATGGCGGCTTATGCTTTTGTCACAGATGAAGAAGAACAAAAGTGGCAGCATATTGCAGATAAATCGTTTAAAAACGAAGGTGGATCCCTTGTTTTATTTTCCTCTCCCGATGAAATGAACCGGTTTCGTGACTGGCTTTTTGTGAAAAAACCAGAAGTTTCCTGCCTTTTTGAAGGAGATCAGGAGATCAGTGAACTGGTGAAAAAGTTTCAAAACAACGAAAACCAAGTGCTCTGCGCCTATCATCTTTGGGAGGGGCTTGACATACCAGGATCGGCTCTTAATCAGGTAATCATCGCTTCTCTTCCATTCCCGCCCGTGGACCCTGTATTTAAAGCTAAGAGGCAGGAAAGTAATCATCCGCTTGAGGAAGTGGATATCCCTTACATGCTTCTAAGGCTTCGTCAGGGAGTCGGAAGGTTAATACGGACGGCCACCGATGAGGGTGTTATTCATCTGATTGTTTCATCAAGAGAAAATGAAGCTTACTGTGAAAACATTTCATCCGCATTACCAGTGAAAATAAACTATTAA
- the rnz gene encoding ribonuclease Z, with the protein MKLTFLGTGAGVPSKERNVTSIVLHLMNKENNMWLFDCGEATQHQILHSSVKITKINKIFITHTHGDHLYGLPGLLSSRSFQGATTPLTIYAPKGVSAFIESALSVSQTFLTYSLEVLEVNETGVLFNGEDAKVTVGTLDHGVLSLGFRVEQRDTPGSLLMDKVTKAGIPSGPHLKELKSAREVTLPDGRTVNGKEFIGPPQKGKSVTILGDTRHTKNLFPLASDVDTLVHESTFAKSEEALAQAYFHSTASQAAALAKEAGVRQLILTHISPRYQDSHILAEEARALFPNTYVASDFSTFLI; encoded by the coding sequence GTGAAACTGACATTTTTAGGTACAGGGGCGGGCGTCCCGTCAAAAGAACGAAATGTGACTTCAATTGTTCTGCATCTAATGAATAAAGAAAACAACATGTGGCTTTTTGACTGCGGGGAAGCAACCCAGCATCAGATCCTTCACTCGTCAGTTAAAATTACGAAGATAAATAAAATCTTCATTACTCATACCCATGGGGATCATCTATACGGCCTGCCTGGTCTTTTATCAAGCAGGTCATTCCAGGGTGCAACGACACCTTTAACCATATATGCCCCAAAAGGGGTGAGTGCTTTTATCGAATCTGCTTTATCAGTCAGCCAAACTTTTCTTACCTACTCTTTGGAAGTTCTAGAGGTTAATGAAACAGGAGTCCTGTTTAATGGGGAAGATGCAAAGGTAACAGTCGGTACCCTCGACCATGGCGTTTTGTCTTTAGGCTTTCGTGTGGAACAACGGGACACGCCCGGTTCTTTATTGATGGATAAAGTAACAAAAGCTGGAATACCTTCCGGCCCCCATTTAAAAGAACTGAAGAGCGCCCGGGAAGTTACACTGCCTGATGGACGTACGGTAAATGGCAAGGAGTTTATCGGTCCTCCCCAAAAAGGGAAATCTGTTACGATTTTAGGAGACACCCGGCATACAAAAAATCTATTTCCTCTTGCAAGCGACGTGGATACACTCGTTCATGAATCAACTTTTGCAAAAAGTGAGGAAGCCTTGGCCCAAGCCTACTTCCACAGTACAGCTTCTCAGGCAGCAGCCTTAGCAAAAGAAGCTGGTGTGAGACAATTGATTCTCACCCATATCAGCCCGCGTTATCAGGACTCTCATATCCTGGCTGAGGAAGCCCGTGCTTTATTTCCTAACACCTATGTAGCAAGTGACTTCTCCACTTTCTTGATATAA
- a CDS encoding S1C family serine protease: protein MGGGFPITYREDKDTNHHEEEERPFFDGERYYTKEEFFNPEDEDEEPEVRRGKGKGFRTLIAVLLVMVLIGNVFAFLPRLINIPAMEFLQTSRELSQNEQVQLYKESVVVVRGGDSKGTGFLFSEDGYIMTNDHVVANQRVVSVSFEDGSRYQAEVIHRNEELDIAVLNIDLEVSDRSYFTFSDSWVEGEDVYVIGNPLFFNFIANEGQLIGARSDGILMLDAPVYRGNSGSPVINQDGDVTGVIYATTRTEHDGENRRVGLIVPSELFLDEID from the coding sequence GTGGGAGGGGGATTTCCTATTACATACCGTGAAGACAAAGATACTAATCATCATGAAGAAGAAGAGCGTCCGTTTTTTGATGGCGAACGGTACTATACCAAAGAGGAATTTTTTAATCCTGAAGACGAGGATGAGGAGCCGGAAGTTAGGAGGGGGAAGGGAAAAGGATTCAGGACTTTAATCGCAGTCCTCCTTGTCATGGTGCTCATAGGCAATGTTTTTGCATTCCTTCCAAGATTAATTAATATTCCGGCAATGGAATTTTTACAGACTTCAAGGGAATTGTCTCAAAACGAGCAGGTTCAGCTTTACAAAGAATCTGTTGTCGTTGTGAGAGGGGGAGACAGTAAAGGCACTGGCTTTTTATTCTCTGAAGATGGTTATATCATGACCAATGACCATGTGGTGGCCAATCAACGTGTGGTGTCTGTCTCTTTTGAAGATGGCAGCAGGTATCAGGCGGAAGTTATCCACCGCAACGAAGAGCTGGATATAGCCGTACTGAATATTGACCTTGAAGTGTCTGACCGTTCTTATTTTACGTTTTCAGACAGCTGGGTAGAAGGGGAAGACGTATACGTGATTGGAAACCCGTTGTTCTTTAACTTTATAGCCAACGAAGGACAGCTGATTGGTGCGAGAAGTGACGGTATCCTCATGCTCGATGCGCCGGTTTACCGTGGTAACAGCGGCAGTCCGGTCATTAATCAAGATGGGGATGTCACCGGGGTTATTTATGCCACCACCAGGACTGAACATGATGGAGAAAACAGGAGAGTTGGGTTAATCGTACCTTCAGAACTTTTTCTTGATGAAATTGATTAA
- a CDS encoding YihY/virulence factor BrkB family protein — translation MKQTISFFKELINEFQKDDVPLLAAAQAYYYLLSAVPLMVLLLSIIPYLNIQPETAISVLQSVMPDETATIFEETVVDVVSTERGGLLTIGIIGTIWTASLAVNAFIQAQNNAYNVKETRSFLKARFLSIVLTICIVFALVLALALPIFGDVIITFVSSYITLPPETEQLIRILRWVVSIIVIAVILTALYHYAPNKYKPFRHAIPGAVFATISWQLVSFGFSFYVSNFGNYTATYGSLGGVVILMLWFFITGIILVVGGEINAILHRRKAADHSLQEEKKMNLFR, via the coding sequence ATGAAACAGACAATTTCCTTTTTTAAAGAACTTATTAACGAATTTCAAAAAGACGATGTCCCTCTGCTCGCTGCAGCACAAGCCTATTATTACCTATTATCTGCTGTTCCCCTGATGGTGTTACTATTATCGATCATTCCCTATTTAAATATCCAGCCGGAAACAGCAATCAGTGTTTTACAGAGTGTAATGCCGGACGAAACAGCAACGATTTTTGAGGAGACGGTCGTAGACGTGGTCTCAACGGAAAGGGGCGGCTTACTGACTATCGGAATTATCGGAACTATTTGGACGGCATCTCTGGCTGTCAATGCATTTATCCAAGCCCAGAACAACGCCTATAATGTTAAAGAAACAAGATCATTTTTAAAGGCGCGTTTCCTTTCAATTGTTCTTACCATCTGTATTGTTTTCGCACTCGTTCTTGCTCTGGCTCTTCCCATATTCGGGGACGTCATTATCACATTTGTGAGCTCCTACATTACCCTTCCCCCTGAAACGGAACAATTAATCCGAATACTAAGGTGGGTAGTGAGTATTATCGTGATAGCGGTGATTCTCACAGCACTATATCACTACGCTCCAAACAAATATAAGCCCTTCAGGCACGCAATACCGGGGGCTGTATTTGCCACAATCAGCTGGCAGCTTGTTTCTTTTGGATTTTCTTTTTATGTAAGTAATTTTGGCAACTATACTGCCACCTACGGAAGTCTTGGCGGTGTAGTCATCCTGATGCTCTGGTTTTTCATTACCGGTATTATCCTTGTAGTTGGCGGAGAAATTAACGCCATCCTTCACAGAAGAAAAGCGGCAGATCATTCTCTGCAGGAAGAAAAGAAAATGAACCTATTTAGATAA